Proteins encoded in a region of the Pseudomonas sp. GOM7 genome:
- a CDS encoding primosomal protein N', with protein sequence MPDLILRLALPSPLRRLFDYLAPAGVSRSALQPGVRLRVPFGRRELVGILVEVDSQSEVPADKLKPALELLDTRPPLPATLFKLCLWTAQYYQHSLGDTLSWALPVLLRQGEPAQVRQERYWLAKTGASVDDPRLERAPRQREALKALAQHPHGVAHSLLSQLQLNRDSLQLLHEKGLVTVELRRNLPHAKPGHWLAQPELPLNAEQRAAVNAVASGWNQFNAYLLAGVTGSGKTEVYLQLIHQCLQAGKQALVLIPEINLGPQTFDRFARRFNARIALLHSAVNDRDRLDAWLAARDGEADIIIGTRSALFTPMKHPGLIIVDEEHDASYKQQEGLRYHARDLALVRAHQEEVPIVLGSATPSLESLHNAHSGRYALLKLTQRAGGASQPRFLRLDVKSRPLDSGISGPMQQAIAQTLAAGQQVLVFLNRRGFAPTLLCHDCGWLSECPRCDARMTVHQRYQELRCHHCGHVERQPSHCPKCQHVDLRPVGAGTERAEERLAVLFPDHPVLRIDRDSTSRKGAMDRLFSTINKGEPCILVGTQMLAKGHHFPRVTLVAILDADGGLFSADFRASERMAQLIVQVAGRAGRAEEPGKVIIQSHLADHPLLVQLTEQGYFAFAEQALSERRAAGLPPFCHLALLRAEAHKPGQAESFLDEACSEAEHLLGELGLTGIELLGPVPAPMERRAGRFRAQLLLQGNARAPLHRLLTPWSLALEQMPSGRAVRWSLDVDPIDLF encoded by the coding sequence TTGCCCGACCTGATCCTGCGCCTCGCCCTACCCTCGCCGCTGCGCCGCCTGTTCGACTACCTTGCCCCCGCTGGCGTGTCGCGCAGCGCCTTGCAGCCAGGTGTACGCCTGCGCGTGCCGTTCGGCCGACGCGAACTGGTCGGCATCCTGGTGGAAGTCGACAGCCAGAGCGAGGTACCCGCCGACAAGCTCAAGCCCGCGCTGGAACTGCTCGATACGCGCCCGCCGCTGCCCGCGACGCTGTTCAAGCTGTGCCTGTGGACGGCGCAGTACTACCAGCACAGCCTCGGCGACACCCTGAGCTGGGCGCTGCCGGTGCTGCTGCGCCAGGGCGAACCGGCGCAGGTACGTCAGGAACGCTACTGGCTGGCCAAAACGGGCGCCAGCGTCGACGACCCACGCCTGGAGCGTGCGCCACGCCAGCGCGAAGCCCTCAAGGCCTTGGCGCAGCATCCGCACGGCGTTGCCCACAGCCTGCTCAGCCAGTTGCAGCTCAACCGCGACAGCCTGCAACTGCTGCATGAGAAGGGCCTGGTCACGGTCGAACTGCGGCGCAACCTGCCGCATGCCAAGCCCGGACATTGGCTGGCGCAACCGGAACTGCCGCTCAATGCCGAGCAGCGCGCCGCCGTCAATGCCGTGGCCTCGGGCTGGAACCAGTTCAACGCCTATCTGCTGGCTGGCGTGACCGGCAGCGGCAAGACCGAGGTCTATCTGCAACTGATCCACCAGTGCCTGCAAGCCGGCAAACAGGCCCTGGTGCTGATCCCGGAGATCAACCTCGGCCCGCAGACCTTCGACCGCTTCGCCCGGCGCTTCAACGCGCGCATCGCCCTGTTGCACTCGGCGGTGAACGACCGTGACCGCCTCGATGCCTGGTTGGCGGCGCGCGATGGCGAGGCCGACATCATCATCGGCACCCGCTCGGCGCTGTTCACGCCGATGAAGCACCCAGGGCTGATCATCGTCGACGAAGAACACGACGCCTCCTATAAACAGCAGGAAGGCCTGCGCTACCACGCTCGCGACCTGGCGCTGGTGCGCGCCCATCAGGAAGAGGTGCCCATCGTCCTCGGCTCGGCCACACCTTCGCTGGAAAGCCTGCACAACGCCCATAGCGGCCGCTACGCCCTGCTCAAGCTGACCCAGCGCGCCGGCGGCGCCAGCCAGCCACGTTTCCTGCGCCTGGACGTGAAGAGCCGGCCGCTGGACTCGGGCATCTCCGGGCCGATGCAGCAGGCCATCGCCCAGACCCTGGCGGCTGGCCAGCAGGTGCTGGTGTTCCTCAACCGCCGTGGCTTCGCCCCGACCCTGCTCTGCCACGACTGTGGCTGGCTGTCGGAATGCCCTCGCTGCGATGCGCGCATGACCGTGCATCAGCGCTACCAGGAACTGCGCTGCCATCACTGCGGTCATGTCGAGCGCCAGCCGAGCCACTGCCCCAAGTGCCAGCACGTCGACCTGCGCCCGGTAGGAGCCGGCACCGAGCGAGCCGAAGAGCGCCTGGCCGTGCTGTTCCCCGATCATCCGGTGCTGCGCATCGACCGCGACAGCACCTCGCGAAAAGGCGCGATGGATCGCCTGTTCAGCACCATCAACAAGGGCGAACCGTGTATCCTGGTCGGCACCCAGATGCTCGCCAAGGGCCACCACTTCCCGCGCGTCACCCTGGTGGCCATTCTCGATGCCGATGGCGGCCTGTTCTCCGCCGACTTCCGCGCCAGCGAGCGCATGGCCCAGTTGATCGTGCAGGTGGCTGGCCGCGCCGGGCGCGCCGAAGAGCCCGGCAAGGTGATCATCCAGAGCCACCTGGCCGACCATCCGCTGCTGGTGCAGCTCACCGAACAGGGCTACTTCGCCTTCGCCGAACAGGCCCTGAGCGAGCGCCGCGCGGCCGGCCTGCCACCCTTCTGCCACCTGGCGCTGCTGCGCGCAGAAGCGCATAAACCCGGCCAGGCCGAGAGCTTTCTCGATGAAGCCTGCAGCGAAGCCGAACACCTGCTGGGCGAGCTGGGCCTGACCGGCATCGAACTGCTCGGCCCGGTGCCTGCGCCGATGGAGCGCCGCGCCGGGCGCTTCCGCGCGCAACTGCTGCTGCAAGGCAATGCCCGCGCGCCCCTGCACCGCCTGCTCACCCCCTGGTCTCTGGCACTGGAGCAGATGCCCAGCGGCCGCGCGGTGCGCTGGTCGCTGGACGTCGACCCGATCGATCTTTTCTAA
- the rpmE gene encoding 50S ribosomal protein L31, translated as MKADIHPNYVEIDATCSCGNVIKTRSTLGKNLSLDVCSECHPFYTGKQKVLDTGGRIDRFKQRFGVFGAK; from the coding sequence ATGAAAGCCGATATCCATCCGAACTACGTCGAGATCGACGCTACCTGCTCCTGCGGCAACGTGATCAAGACTCGCTCCACCCTGGGCAAGAACCTGAGCCTCGACGTTTGCTCCGAGTGCCACCCGTTCTACACCGGCAAGCAGAAAGTGCTGGATACCGGCGGCCGTATCGACCGCTTCAAGCAGCGCTTCGGCGTGTTCGGCGCCAAGTAA
- a CDS encoding thermonuclease family protein: MHLSVNLKKASLVGAFFVSLLWLEFAQAFCPLRADLPQVAVRQVVDGDTLRLVDGRSVRLIGINTPELGRKGRSDEPYAVQARRRLQALVEASGGKLGVQIGKQGKDHYGRTLAHLYGRDGRNIEAQLLSEGLGFMVAVAPNTQLVRCQGEAEREARQQRLGLWRQVQAKQAGQLRSGGFALITGRVADVQRNRGGLWLELDGNRVLRVAPELLAAFGDRALMRLQGRNVEARGWVIDRQSRGALKSGQARWMLPLTHPAMLEVLP; the protein is encoded by the coding sequence ATGCACCTCTCCGTGAATCTGAAAAAGGCGTCCCTGGTGGGCGCCTTTTTCGTTTCTCTGTTGTGGCTGGAGTTCGCCCAGGCCTTCTGCCCGTTGCGCGCCGACCTGCCGCAGGTGGCCGTGCGCCAGGTGGTGGATGGCGATACCCTGCGCCTGGTCGACGGGCGCAGCGTGCGTCTTATCGGCATCAATACCCCGGAGCTGGGGCGCAAGGGCCGCAGTGACGAGCCCTATGCCGTGCAGGCCAGGCGCCGTCTGCAGGCACTGGTCGAGGCCAGTGGCGGCAAGCTGGGTGTGCAGATCGGCAAGCAGGGCAAGGATCATTATGGACGCACCCTGGCGCATCTGTATGGGCGTGACGGGCGCAATATCGAGGCGCAACTGCTCAGCGAGGGGTTGGGTTTCATGGTCGCCGTCGCGCCCAATACGCAACTGGTGCGTTGCCAGGGCGAGGCCGAGCGCGAAGCGCGCCAGCAGCGTCTGGGGTTGTGGCGGCAGGTGCAGGCGAAGCAGGCCGGCCAGTTGCGTAGCGGCGGTTTTGCCCTGATAACCGGGCGCGTCGCCGATGTGCAGCGCAATCGTGGTGGTCTATGGCTGGAGCTGGACGGCAACCGTGTATTGCGCGTGGCCCCCGAGTTGCTCGCTGCGTTCGGCGATCGCGCCCTGATGCGTCTGCAAGGGCGAAATGTCGAGGCTCGTGGCTGGGTGATCGACCGGCAGAGCCGCGGTGCTTTGAAATCCGGGCAGGCGCGCTGGATGTTGCCACTGACCCACCCGGCGATGTTGGAGGTGTTGCCATGA
- a CDS encoding M48 family metalloprotease translates to MRTLGVCLLCVWLAGCAVNPATGRNDFVMMSERQELDMGARYNQEILKQYPRYDDAKLQSYIQRVGERVARNSHRSQLKYVFTLVDSPDVNAFALPGGYIYIHRGLLAYLNSEAELAAVLGHEVGHVTARHSVRQQSQSTAWGLLGQAAAIGTGIGAVGDLTNVMGNAFVRGYGRDMELEADGLGAQYLARSGYDPQAMIEVVKVLKNQETFARDEAAKRGEAPAVGGYHGLFDTHPDNDRRLQQVLGPARALAGSNQEVGRDTFLQMLDGLVFGDSAASGIRRGQNFYHGPLDFTLSYPQGWQLVNRPDVLIGHAPDEQAFIAMTLEPADKRLTPAEFLRQRVGGQRLLAGEELRVGSLQGYTAVLPGQSARRVAVLYRGANAFLFVAVVKGRASLETEDAHFLGVIRSFRALTAKERKLAEPVRLKLVRIRAGQSMAALARQGPAGEGGEARLRLLNNLYPSGEPRAGDWVKTLR, encoded by the coding sequence ATGCGTACTCTGGGGGTGTGCCTGCTGTGTGTCTGGCTCGCCGGCTGTGCGGTGAACCCGGCCACCGGACGCAACGATTTCGTGATGATGAGCGAGCGCCAGGAGCTGGACATGGGTGCGCGCTACAACCAGGAAATCCTCAAGCAATACCCGCGCTACGACGACGCCAAACTGCAGTCCTATATCCAGCGCGTCGGCGAGCGGGTGGCACGCAACAGCCACCGCAGCCAGCTCAAGTACGTCTTCACCCTGGTCGACAGCCCGGACGTCAACGCCTTCGCCCTGCCGGGGGGCTACATCTATATCCACCGTGGTTTGCTCGCCTACCTCAATTCCGAGGCGGAGCTGGCGGCCGTACTGGGGCATGAGGTCGGGCACGTGACGGCGCGCCACAGCGTGCGCCAGCAGAGCCAGTCCACAGCCTGGGGGCTGCTCGGTCAGGCGGCGGCCATCGGTACGGGCATCGGTGCGGTGGGGGATCTGACCAATGTCATGGGCAATGCCTTCGTGCGGGGCTACGGCCGTGACATGGAGCTGGAGGCCGATGGCCTCGGTGCGCAGTACCTGGCGCGCAGTGGCTACGATCCGCAGGCCATGATCGAGGTGGTCAAGGTGCTGAAGAACCAGGAAACCTTCGCCCGCGATGAGGCCGCCAAGCGTGGTGAGGCACCTGCTGTCGGTGGCTACCACGGCCTGTTCGACACCCATCCCGACAACGACCGCCGCCTGCAGCAAGTGCTCGGCCCGGCCCGTGCCCTGGCTGGCAGCAATCAGGAAGTCGGTCGCGATACCTTCCTGCAGATGCTCGACGGTCTGGTATTCGGCGACTCGGCGGCCAGTGGCATTCGGCGTGGCCAGAACTTCTATCACGGCCCCCTGGATTTCACCCTGAGCTATCCGCAGGGCTGGCAACTGGTCAATCGCCCGGACGTGTTGATCGGGCATGCCCCGGACGAGCAGGCATTCATCGCCATGACCCTCGAGCCGGCGGACAAACGCCTGACGCCCGCCGAGTTCCTGCGTCAGCGGGTGGGCGGCCAGCGCCTGTTGGCCGGCGAAGAGTTACGAGTCGGCTCGCTGCAAGGCTATACCGCCGTGCTGCCGGGGCAGTCGGCGCGTCGCGTTGCGGTGCTCTATCGCGGTGCCAACGCCTTCCTGTTCGTGGCGGTGGTCAAGGGGCGGGCCTCGCTGGAAACCGAGGATGCGCACTTTCTCGGCGTCATCCGCAGTTTCCGTGCCCTGACGGCCAAGGAGCGCAAGTTGGCCGAGCCGGTACGGCTCAAGCTGGTGCGCATCAGGGCGGGGCAGAGCATGGCCGCGCTGGCCAGGCAGGGGCCAGCGGGTGAAGGAGGCGAGGCGCGTCTGCGCCTGCTCAACAACCTTTATCCAAGCGGCGAGCCGCGTGCTGGTGACTGGGTGAAGACGCTTCGGTGA
- a CDS encoding malic enzyme-like NAD(P)-binding protein, whose product MSDLKTAALEYHEKPRPGKLSVELTKPTATARDLSLAYSPGVAEPVREIARDPELAYRYTGKGNLVAVISDGTAILGLGDLGPLASKPVMEGKGVLFKRFAGVDVFDIEVDAESPQAFIDTVKRISITFGGINLEDIKAPECFEIERALIEQCDIPVFHDDQHGTAIVTAAGMLNALEIAGKTLPEAKIVCLGAGAAAISCMKLLVSMGAKVENIFMIDRKGVIHAGRDDLNQYKAVFATETAKRTLSEALDGADVFVGLSGANLLSAEDLARMAPNPIVFACSNPDPEIKPELAHATRNDVIMATGRSDYPNQVNNVLGFPFIFRGALDVRATRINEEMKIAAALALRDLAKQPVPQDVCDAYGVQSLEFGREYIIPKPMDKRLITMVSDAVAKAAIETGVATLPYPKHYPLKSVDEVFNG is encoded by the coding sequence ATGTCTGATCTGAAAACTGCCGCTCTCGAATACCATGAGAAGCCCCGTCCGGGTAAGCTGAGCGTCGAGCTCACCAAGCCCACTGCCACTGCCCGTGACCTGTCGCTGGCCTACAGCCCGGGTGTCGCCGAGCCGGTGCGCGAGATCGCGCGCGATCCGGAGCTTGCCTACCGCTACACCGGTAAAGGCAACCTGGTAGCAGTCATTTCCGATGGCACCGCGATCCTCGGTCTGGGTGATCTCGGCCCGCTGGCCTCCAAGCCGGTCATGGAAGGCAAGGGCGTGCTGTTCAAGCGTTTCGCCGGCGTCGATGTGTTCGACATCGAAGTCGATGCCGAGAGCCCGCAGGCTTTCATCGACACCGTGAAGCGCATCTCCATCACCTTCGGCGGCATCAACTTGGAAGATATCAAGGCCCCCGAATGCTTCGAGATCGAGCGCGCGCTGATCGAACAGTGCGACATCCCTGTATTCCACGATGATCAGCATGGCACCGCCATCGTCACCGCCGCCGGCATGCTCAACGCCCTGGAAATCGCCGGCAAGACTCTGCCCGAAGCGAAGATCGTCTGCCTGGGCGCCGGTGCTGCTGCCATCTCCTGCATGAAGCTGCTGGTGAGCATGGGCGCCAAGGTCGAGAACATCTTCATGATCGACCGCAAAGGCGTGATCCACGCCGGTCGTGACGACCTGAACCAGTACAAGGCCGTGTTCGCCACCGAAACCGCCAAGCGCACCCTGTCCGAGGCGCTCGATGGCGCGGACGTGTTCGTCGGCCTGTCTGGGGCTAATCTGCTCAGCGCAGAAGACCTGGCCCGCATGGCACCCAACCCCATCGTGTTCGCCTGCTCCAACCCGGATCCGGAAATCAAGCCTGAACTGGCGCACGCCACCCGTAACGACGTGATCATGGCCACCGGCCGTTCCGATTACCCGAACCAGGTCAACAACGTGCTGGGCTTCCCCTTCATCTTCCGTGGTGCCTTGGACGTGCGTGCCACTCGCATCAACGAAGAGATGAAGATCGCTGCCGCCCTCGCCCTGCGCGACCTGGCCAAGCAGCCAGTGCCGCAGGACGTCTGTGATGCCTATGGTGTGCAGTCGCTCGAGTTCGGCCGTGAGTACATCATTCCGAAGCCGATGGACAAGCGCCTGATCACCATGGTCTCCGATGCCGTGGCCAAAGCCGCCATCGAGACCGGCGTGGCGACCTTGCCCTATCCGAAGCACTATCCGCTGAAGTCGGTGGACGAAGTGTTCAACGGCTAA
- a CDS encoding penicillin-binding protein 1A — translation MMRLLKFLCWSCLAVFCGLLLSFSGAYLYLSPTLPSVESLRQVQLQIPLRVYSSDAKLIAEFGEMRRSPIRFDEIPKDFISALLAAEDDNFANHYGVDVTSLMRAATQLLKTGQIQSGGSTITMQVAKNFFLTNERSFSRKATEILLALQIERELSKDEILELYVNKIYLGNRAYGIEAAAQVYYGKSIRDLTLAQMAMIAGLPKAPSRYNPLVNPTRAKERRDWILGRLYRLGRIDQARYEAALAEEVDARYHVPTPELNAPYIAEMARAEMVGRYGSEAYTEGYNVTTTVPSHLQEIANDALRQGLISYDQRHGYRGPESRLPGMTREAWQAELSKYRSIGGLEPAIVTQVEKSGILVLRRNGEEQAVPWDSMKWARPFLNTNSLGPRPQQPADVTAVGDVVRVQQQQDGSLSFVQIPAAQSALVSLDPNSGAIEALVGGFSFEQSNYNRAVQAKRQPGSSFKPFIYSAALDSGYTAATLVNDAPIILSDDYLSQKWRPKNDNNTFLGPIRLREALYRSRNLVSIRLLQDMGVPRTLDYIQRFGFDEQDLPRNLSLALGTASLTPMEIAEGWATFANGGYKIEPYLIQRVEDRNGKTLFRANPARVPGSEPNQENANLAVNATDDLPPQEPKVAERIIDERTAYIMTSMLQDVIKRGTGRRALALGRNDLAGKTGTTNESKDSWFSGYNADYVTTVWAGFDQPESLGRNEYGGTVALPIWMNYMGPALKDRPSHAPKEPKGILTLRVDPVSGRAASPGTPDAYFEVFKSEDSPPPMNEFEPGMGAPGSPLPADEMAPIDLF, via the coding sequence TTGATGCGCCTGCTGAAGTTCTTGTGCTGGTCTTGCCTTGCCGTATTTTGTGGACTGTTGCTCAGTTTCAGCGGCGCATACCTTTATCTTAGCCCGACCCTTCCCTCCGTCGAATCATTGCGCCAGGTGCAGCTACAGATCCCGCTGCGGGTCTATAGCAGCGACGCCAAGCTGATCGCCGAATTCGGCGAAATGCGCCGCTCCCCCATTCGCTTCGACGAAATCCCCAAGGATTTCATCAGCGCCCTCCTGGCGGCGGAAGACGATAATTTCGCGAACCATTATGGCGTCGATGTGACGAGCCTGATGCGCGCTGCCACGCAATTATTGAAAACCGGTCAGATTCAGAGTGGCGGCAGCACCATTACCATGCAGGTGGCGAAGAACTTCTTCCTCACCAACGAGCGCAGTTTTTCGCGCAAGGCCACCGAAATTCTCCTGGCCTTGCAGATCGAACGCGAGCTGAGCAAGGACGAGATCCTCGAGCTCTACGTGAACAAGATCTATCTGGGCAACCGCGCCTATGGCATCGAAGCGGCAGCCCAGGTCTACTACGGCAAATCCATCCGCGACCTGACCCTGGCACAGATGGCCATGATCGCCGGCTTGCCGAAAGCGCCTTCGCGCTACAATCCCCTGGTCAATCCAACCCGCGCCAAGGAACGCCGCGACTGGATCCTTGGTCGCCTCTACCGCCTCGGGCGTATCGACCAGGCGCGCTACGAAGCGGCCCTGGCCGAAGAAGTGGACGCGCGCTACCACGTACCCACTCCCGAACTGAACGCCCCTTACATCGCCGAAATGGCCCGTGCCGAAATGGTCGGGCGCTATGGTAGCGAGGCCTACACCGAGGGCTACAACGTCACCACCACCGTGCCCAGCCATCTGCAGGAAATCGCCAACGACGCATTGCGCCAGGGCCTGATCAGCTATGACCAGCGCCATGGCTACCGAGGCCCGGAAAGCCGCCTGCCCGGCATGACGCGTGAAGCCTGGCAGGCCGAGTTGAGCAAGTACCGCAGCATCGGCGGCCTGGAGCCGGCGATCGTCACCCAAGTGGAAAAGAGCGGCATTCTGGTGCTCAGACGCAACGGCGAGGAACAAGCCGTACCCTGGGACAGCATGAAATGGGCGCGCCCCTTCCTCAATACCAACAGCCTCGGCCCACGCCCACAGCAACCAGCGGATGTCACAGCGGTTGGCGACGTGGTGCGCGTGCAGCAACAGCAAGATGGCAGCCTGAGCTTCGTGCAGATCCCGGCCGCCCAGAGCGCGCTGGTATCCCTCGACCCCAACAGCGGCGCCATCGAGGCATTGGTGGGCGGCTTCTCCTTCGAGCAGAGCAATTACAACCGCGCCGTGCAAGCCAAGCGCCAGCCCGGCTCTAGCTTCAAACCCTTCATCTATAGCGCGGCCCTGGATAGTGGCTACACCGCCGCCACCCTGGTTAACGACGCACCGATCATCCTCTCGGACGACTACCTCTCGCAGAAATGGCGACCGAAGAACGACAACAACACCTTCCTCGGCCCGATTCGCCTGCGCGAAGCGCTGTATAGGTCGCGCAACCTGGTGTCGATCCGCCTGCTGCAGGACATGGGCGTGCCGCGAACCCTGGACTACATCCAACGCTTCGGTTTCGATGAACAGGACCTGCCGCGCAACCTGTCCCTGGCGCTGGGCACCGCCAGCCTGACCCCCATGGAAATCGCCGAAGGCTGGGCAACCTTCGCCAACGGCGGCTACAAGATCGAGCCCTACCTGATCCAGCGCGTCGAGGATCGCAACGGCAAGACCCTGTTCCGCGCCAATCCGGCGCGGGTGCCGGGCAGCGAGCCGAACCAGGAAAATGCGAATCTGGCCGTGAACGCGACGGACGACCTGCCGCCACAGGAGCCCAAGGTCGCGGAACGGATCATCGACGAACGCACCGCCTACATCATGACCAGCATGCTGCAGGACGTGATCAAGCGCGGTACTGGCCGCCGCGCTCTGGCCCTTGGCCGCAACGACCTGGCAGGCAAGACCGGTACCACCAACGAGTCCAAGGACAGTTGGTTCTCCGGCTACAACGCCGACTACGTGACCACCGTATGGGCTGGTTTCGACCAGCCGGAAAGCCTCGGTCGCAACGAATACGGCGGCACCGTCGCCCTGCCGATATGGATGAACTACATGGGCCCCGCCCTCAAGGATCGTCCGAGCCACGCCCCCAAGGAACCCAAGGGCATCCTCACCCTGCGCGTCGACCCGGTCAGCGGCCGCGCCGCCTCGCCCGGCACGCCGGATGCCTACTTCGAGGTATTCAAGAGCGAAGACTCGCCGCCGCCGATGAACGAGTTCGAGCCGGGCATGGGCGCCCCTGGCAGCCCGCTGCCGGCCGACGAGATGGCACCGATCGATCTGTTCTAG
- a CDS encoding pilus assembly protein PilM, producing the protein MLGLFTKKANTLLGIDISSTSVKLLELSRSGSRYKVEAYAVEPLPPNAVVEKNIAELEGVGQALSRVLSKAKTSVKSAAVAVAGSAVITKSIEMEAGLSDDELENQLKIEADQYIPYPLEEVAIDFEVQGPAARNPERVEVLLAACRKENVEVREAALALAGLTAKVVDVEAYALERAYALLESQLGAGHDELTVAIVDIGATMTTLSVLHNGRTIYTREQLFGGKQLTEEIQRRYGLSVEEAGLAKKQGGLPDDYDAEVLQPFKEAVVQQVSRSLQFFFAAGQFSDVDYVLLAGGTASIPDLDRLIQQKIGTQTLVANPFADMALGSKVNAGALASDAPALMIACGLALRSFD; encoded by the coding sequence GTGCTAGGGCTCTTCACTAAGAAAGCGAATACGCTGCTGGGGATCGATATCAGCTCGACCTCGGTCAAGCTCCTCGAACTGAGTCGCTCGGGAAGCCGCTACAAGGTAGAGGCTTACGCAGTCGAGCCGCTCCCGCCAAATGCTGTCGTGGAAAAGAACATCGCCGAGCTGGAGGGGGTGGGGCAGGCGCTGTCGCGAGTGTTGAGCAAGGCCAAGACGAGCGTCAAATCAGCCGCGGTGGCCGTTGCCGGCTCCGCCGTGATCACCAAGAGCATCGAGATGGAGGCCGGGCTGTCGGACGACGAGCTGGAGAACCAGCTCAAGATCGAAGCCGACCAGTACATTCCTTATCCGCTCGAGGAAGTGGCGATCGATTTCGAGGTTCAGGGCCCGGCTGCACGCAATCCCGAGCGGGTCGAAGTGCTGCTGGCCGCCTGCCGCAAGGAGAACGTCGAAGTGCGTGAGGCCGCCCTCGCCCTGGCAGGACTGACCGCCAAGGTGGTGGATGTCGAAGCCTATGCCCTCGAGCGTGCTTACGCGCTGCTGGAGAGTCAGTTGGGCGCCGGTCATGACGAGCTCACCGTGGCCATCGTCGATATCGGTGCCACCATGACCACGCTGAGCGTGCTGCACAACGGTCGCACCATCTATACCCGCGAGCAGTTGTTCGGTGGCAAGCAGCTCACCGAAGAAATTCAGCGACGCTACGGGCTGTCCGTCGAGGAAGCCGGGTTGGCCAAGAAGCAGGGTGGCCTGCCGGACGACTACGATGCCGAAGTCCTGCAGCCATTCAAGGAAGCCGTGGTGCAGCAGGTGTCGCGCTCGCTGCAGTTCTTCTTCGCTGCCGGTCAGTTCAGTGATGTCGATTACGTCCTGCTGGCAGGCGGAACGGCTTCCATTCCCGACCTTGACCGTCTCATCCAGCAGAAAATCGGTACGCAAACTCTAGTGGCCAACCCTTTTGCCGATATGGCTCTGGGTAGCAAGGTCAACGCAGGTGCGTTGGCCAGTGATGCGCCGGCACTGATGATTGCCTGCGGTCTGGCGTTGAGGAGTTTCGACTGA
- the pilN gene encoding type 4a pilus biogenesis protein PilN → MARINLLPWREQLREERKQRFLVSLLGVLVIGAGCVFLGDQMLTAAIDTQNARNNFIKSEIAVLDSRIKEISELKTRRQQLLERMKIIQDLQGNRPIIGRIFDQLVRTLPDGVYYTSVKMTGKEIAIVGAAESNNRVSNLMRNLDASEWLTAPNLTEVKAVTAGAVDQANVFQLTVQQTQPQADQVEAAK, encoded by the coding sequence ATGGCGCGTATCAACCTATTACCCTGGCGCGAGCAATTGCGCGAAGAGCGCAAGCAGCGCTTTCTGGTCAGCTTGCTTGGTGTTCTGGTCATCGGCGCGGGTTGTGTCTTCTTGGGTGATCAGATGCTGACGGCGGCTATCGATACTCAGAATGCGCGCAACAATTTCATCAAGAGCGAAATTGCCGTGCTCGATTCGCGTATCAAGGAAATCAGTGAGTTGAAGACTCGCCGCCAGCAATTGTTGGAGCGGATGAAGATCATTCAGGATCTGCAGGGCAATCGTCCGATCATCGGGCGTATCTTCGATCAGCTAGTGAGAACCTTGCCCGACGGCGTGTATTACACCAGCGTGAAGATGACGGGCAAGGAGATCGCCATAGTCGGTGCTGCCGAATCGAACAACCGCGTCTCCAATCTGATGCGTAATCTCGACGCCTCTGAATGGCTGACCGCACCCAATCTGACCGAGGTCAAGGCGGTTACCGCAGGTGCCGTCGATCAGGCTAATGTGTTTCAGTTGACGGTGCAGCAGACCCAGCCTCAAGCGGATCAAGTGGAGGCTGCGAAATGA
- the pilO gene encoding type 4a pilus biogenesis protein PilO, translating into MSLRESLESLRSVDLNDLDLNNLGSWPAPVKFIAGLLLLIAVLFLGYNFHLKDLQAQLEQQQGEEVTLKDQFSNKAFQAANLEAYKEQMKEMEVSFGELLRQLPSDTEVPGLLEDITRTGLGSGLEFEEIKLLPEVTQQFYVELPIQIKVTGGYHDLATFVSGVASLPRIVTLHDFQLAPASAGNSSRLSMQIMAKTYRYNDKGAQ; encoded by the coding sequence ATGAGTTTGCGTGAATCGTTGGAAAGTCTGCGTAGTGTCGACCTCAATGATCTCGACCTGAACAACCTGGGGTCCTGGCCGGCACCCGTCAAGTTCATCGCGGGGCTGTTGCTGCTCATTGCTGTGTTATTCCTGGGCTATAACTTCCATCTCAAGGATCTACAGGCGCAGCTAGAACAGCAGCAGGGCGAAGAAGTGACGCTCAAGGATCAATTCTCCAACAAAGCATTCCAGGCGGCGAATCTCGAAGCCTACAAGGAGCAGATGAAGGAGATGGAAGTTTCCTTCGGCGAACTGCTCCGGCAATTGCCCAGTGATACCGAGGTGCCTGGATTGCTCGAGGATATCACCCGCACTGGCCTGGGCAGTGGCCTGGAGTTCGAGGAAATCAAGCTCCTGCCGGAGGTGACTCAGCAGTTCTATGTCGAGTTGCCGATTCAGATAAAGGTCACCGGTGGCTATCACGATCTGGCCACCTTCGTCAGTGGCGTGGCGAGCTTGCCACGCATCGTCACCTTGCATGACTTTCAGCTAGCGCCAGCGAGTGCTGGAAACTCCAGTCGCTTGAGCATGCAGATCATGGCCAAGACCTATCGCTACAACGACAAGGGGGCGCAGTGA